The Streptomyces sp. NBC_00224 genome has a window encoding:
- a CDS encoding GntR family transcriptional regulator — translation MTFGEQPAYLRVASDLRQKIVSGSLPPHTRLPSQARIREEYGVSDTVALEARKVLMAEGLVEGRSGSGTYVRERPVPRRVARSGFRPAKGASPFRQEQAEDGTRGTWESSSEQEDASAEIAERLGIPPGDRVMRTRYLYRDAGEQMMLSTSWEPLAVTGRTPVMLPEEGPLGGCGVVERMAAIDVVVDNVVEEVGARPGLAEELLALGGVPGHVVLVIERTYYASGRAVETADVVVPADRYRIAYHLPVK, via the coding sequence GTGACTTTCGGTGAGCAGCCGGCTTATCTGCGCGTAGCCAGCGATCTCCGGCAGAAAATCGTCAGTGGTTCACTGCCGCCGCATACCCGCCTCCCCTCGCAGGCCCGCATCCGCGAGGAGTACGGCGTCTCCGACACGGTCGCCCTGGAGGCCCGCAAGGTCCTGATGGCCGAGGGTCTGGTCGAGGGCCGCTCCGGGTCGGGTACGTATGTGAGGGAGCGCCCCGTCCCGCGCCGCGTGGCCCGCTCCGGGTTCCGCCCGGCCAAGGGGGCCAGCCCGTTCCGCCAGGAGCAGGCCGAGGACGGCACCCGGGGCACCTGGGAGTCGAGCAGTGAGCAGGAGGACGCGTCCGCCGAGATCGCCGAGCGGCTCGGCATCCCCCCTGGAGACCGGGTGATGCGCACCCGGTACCTGTACCGGGACGCGGGTGAGCAGATGATGCTCTCCACGTCCTGGGAGCCGCTCGCGGTGACCGGGCGCACGCCCGTGATGCTCCCCGAGGAGGGGCCGCTCGGGGGGTGCGGCGTCGTCGAGCGGATGGCCGCGATCGACGTGGTGGTGGACAACGTGGTGGAGGAGGTCGGCGCACGCCCGGGGCTTGCGGAGGAGCTCCTGGCGCTCGGCGGCGTCCCGGGCCATGTGGTGCTCGTCATCGAGCGGACGTACTACGCGTCGGGGCGCGCGGTGGAGACGGCCGACGTCGTCGTCCCCGCCGACCGGTACCGGATCGCCTACCACCTTCCGGTGAAGTAG
- a CDS encoding SPOR domain-containing protein codes for MNDGGVVLSWQVIRQDDNGNRYRVGRYATRAEAQKIVDSLDDLGHHRLYWVERITQPAQ; via the coding sequence ATGAACGACGGTGGCGTGGTGCTTTCCTGGCAGGTCATACGGCAGGACGACAACGGCAACCGCTACCGCGTCGGCAGGTACGCCACCCGGGCCGAGGCCCAGAAGATCGTCGACAGCCTCGATGACCTGGGACATCACCGGCTCTACTGGGTCGAGAGGATCACCCAGCCGGCGCAGTAG
- a CDS encoding (deoxy)nucleoside triphosphate pyrophosphohydrolase yields MDVRVVVAGAVFDRGRLLAARRSAPPELAGRWELPGGKVEPGEHPEDALVRELREELGVEARPLERIPGEWPLKPGLVLRVWTARLVSGEPRPLEDHDALRWLAPDETDEVDWLPQDRPAVAEAARMLAAGIRAAREGAAGR; encoded by the coding sequence ATGGACGTTCGTGTGGTGGTCGCCGGAGCCGTGTTCGACAGGGGCAGGCTGCTCGCCGCGCGCCGCAGCGCCCCGCCCGAGCTGGCCGGGCGCTGGGAGCTGCCCGGCGGCAAGGTGGAGCCGGGTGAGCACCCCGAGGACGCCCTGGTGCGCGAGTTGCGCGAGGAACTGGGCGTGGAGGCCCGGCCGCTGGAGCGGATCCCGGGGGAGTGGCCGCTGAAGCCGGGCCTGGTGCTGCGGGTGTGGACCGCCCGTCTGGTCTCCGGCGAGCCCCGGCCCCTGGAGGACCACGACGCCCTGCGCTGGCTCGCCCCCGACGAGACGGACGAGGTCGACTGGCTGCCGCAGGACCGGCCTGCGGTGGCGGAGGCCGCGCGCATGCTGGCGGCGGGCATCAGGGCGGCGCGGGAGGGCGCGGCGGGCCGCTGA